In Brachypodium distachyon strain Bd21 chromosome 2, Brachypodium_distachyon_v3.0, whole genome shotgun sequence, one genomic interval encodes:
- the LOC100825295 gene encoding probable anion transporter 2, chloroplastic, whose protein sequence is MASMRACVSLKPAVSPVKYRSTRVGAGSLEPRSLRISSSSSSSLDSAAADDCRGVGCASISGRGDGVAAAAASSSGLVGDGGRARRRGGGRQRQVVAMCSASMEGVRLGGASAVAGSVPAPASALPERAKVVALVAAVMLLCNADRVVMSVAVVPLAAQHGWSSSFVGIVQSSFLWGYVFSSMVGGALADRYGGKKVMAGAAVLWSLATFLTPWAASKSAAMLLAVRVLFGLAEGVAFPTMSTFLPKWFPTHERATAVGISMGGFHLGNVLSFLATPIIMSHIGLTGTFAFFASLGYLWLAVWLLNVESDPIDSRTISKSELQLILAGRSGSKVKGSKFPSLREVLSKMEMWAIIVANVINNWGYFVLLSWMPVYFKTVYNVNLKQAAWFSAIPWAVMALSGYVAGASADFMIKSGFSIVRVRKIMQSIGFIGPGVSLLCLRFAQTPLVAAVIMTAALGLSSCSQAGYFCNVQDIAPKYAGSLHGMTNGIGTVAAIVSTVGAGYFVQWLGSFQAFLTLTAVLYFSATVFYNTYATGDLIFD, encoded by the exons ATGGCGTCGATGAGAGCATGCGTGTCTCTGAAGCCGGCCGTGAGCCCGGTCAAGTACAGATCCACGAGGGTCGGGGCGGGCAGCTTGGAGCCGAGAAGCCTGCGGatatcctcctcctcttcttcttccttggacTCAGCCGCGGCTGATGATTGCAGAGGCGTCGGTTGTGCCAGCATCAGCGGGAGGGGCGAcggtgttgctgctgctgctgcttcttcttctggttTGGTCGGCGATGGCGGGAGGGCGAGGAGaaggggcggcgggcggcagcggcaggtcGTCGCCATGTGCAGCGCCAGCATGGAGGGGGTCCGGCtcggcggcgcctccgccgtGGCGGGCAgcgtgccggcgccggcgtcggcgctgcCGGAGCGGGCCAAGGTGGTGGCGCTGGTGGCGGCCGTGATGCTGCTCTGCAACGCCGACCGGGTCGTCATGTCCGTCGCCGTCGTGCCGCTCGCCGCGCAGCATGGCTGGTCGAGCTCCTTCGTCGGGATCGTCCAG TCATCATTTCTATGGGGATATGTTTTCTCATCCATGGTTGGAGGAGCTTTGGCAGACCGATACGGGGGGAAGAAGGTGATGGCAGGCGCTGCTGTACTCTGGTCGTTGGCCACTTTCCTCACTCCATGGGCTGCCTCTAAATCGGCTGCGATGTTGCTTGCTGTGCGTGTACTCTTTGGCCTTGCTGAAGGCGTCGCATTTCCGACAATGAGCACTTTCTTACCTAA GTGGTTCCCAACACATGAACGTGCCACTGCTGTTGGCATTTCCATGGGAGGATTCCATCTTGGAAACGTGCTAAGCTTCCTAGCAACACCGATCATCATGTCACATATAGGCCTCACTGGAACATTTGCCTTCTTCGCTTCACTTGGTTACTTGTGGCTTGCTGTATGGCTGTTGAATGTAGAAAGTGATCCTATCGATAGCCGTACTATAAGCAAATCTGAGCTGCAACTAATTCTAGCCGGAAGAAGTGGATCAAAAGTCAAAGGCAGCAAATTCCCATCCTTGAGAGAAGTGTTGTCAAAGATGGAAATGTGGGCCATCATTGTTGCTAATGTGATAAACAACTGG GGATATTTTGTCCTACTATCATGGATGCCAGTGTACTTCAAAACG GTTTATAATGTCAATTTAAAACAAGCAGCATGGTTCAGCGCCATACCTTGGGCGGTCATGGCTCTATCAGGATATGTTGCAGGTGCCTCTGCAGATTTTATGATCAAATCAGGTTTCTCCATTGTGCGAGTTCGGAAAATTATGCAG TCAATTGGTTTTATCGGGCCAGGCGTGTCACTGCTGTGCTTAAGATTTGCCCAAACACCATTGGTTGCAGCAGTTATCATGACCGCCGCCTTGGGTCTGAGTTCCTGCAGTCAAGCCGGGTACTTCTGTAATGTACAG GATATTGCTCCTAAATACGCTGGATCTTTGCACG GGATGACGAACGGCATCGGGACAGTGGCTGCCATAGTTAGCACCGTAGGAGCAGGTTACTTTGTCCAGTGGCTGGGATCCTTCCAGGCCTTCCTCACCCTTACGGCGGTGCTTTACTTCAGCGCCACTGTCTTCTACAACACCTACGCGACGGGAGACCTGATTTTTGACTGA